One window of the Arthrobacter sp. zg-Y919 genome contains the following:
- a CDS encoding thiamine-binding protein, with protein sequence MLAAFSVAPSGTGPQTPAGGPSPDASVHDAVAAAVKIVRESGLPNSTDAMFTTLEGEWDEVMDVIRRATEAVGQYGSRVSLVLKADIRPGHTGELAGKVERLEQALGEMDEYGGHA encoded by the coding sequence ATGCTCGCAGCCTTCTCCGTCGCTCCCTCCGGTACCGGCCCGCAGACACCCGCCGGCGGTCCTTCCCCGGATGCCTCCGTGCACGATGCCGTGGCCGCCGCCGTCAAAATCGTCCGGGAGTCCGGCCTACCGAATTCCACTGACGCCATGTTCACAACCCTTGAAGGCGAGTGGGACGAGGTCATGGATGTTATCCGCCGCGCCACGGAAGCCGTGGGCCAGTACGGCAGCCGCGTCTCACTGGTGCTCAAGGCGGATATCCGGCCGGGACACACCGGCGAACTGGCCGGCAAGGTGGAACGGCTGGAACAGGCGCTGGGTGAAATGGACGAGTACGGCGGGCACGCGTAG
- a CDS encoding O-methyltransferase yields MQQWAQVEEYLGNRVVRPDGQLQAIVAATTAAGLPPIEVSAAQGKFLMLLARISGARRILEIGTLGGFSTAWLARALPDGGELVTCEYEPRHAEVARANLAAAGLLDRVTIRVGAALDTLPELAESEPFDLFFIDADKVNNPAYLEWAVKLSHPGSVIVVDNVVRGGSILDPDGDDAVQGTRAAVDILGSHPSLDATALQTVGTKGWDGFALALVL; encoded by the coding sequence ATGCAGCAGTGGGCACAGGTCGAGGAGTATCTGGGTAACCGCGTGGTCCGGCCGGACGGCCAACTGCAGGCCATCGTTGCCGCGACCACTGCAGCCGGGCTTCCACCAATAGAAGTGTCGGCAGCGCAGGGCAAATTCCTGATGCTCCTCGCCCGGATCTCCGGTGCGCGGCGGATCCTGGAAATCGGCACCCTGGGCGGGTTCAGTACGGCGTGGCTGGCCCGGGCACTGCCCGACGGCGGTGAACTGGTCACGTGCGAGTATGAGCCCCGCCATGCGGAGGTGGCCCGTGCCAACCTGGCCGCTGCCGGGCTCCTGGACCGCGTCACCATCCGGGTGGGGGCTGCCCTGGATACCCTGCCGGAACTTGCGGAGTCGGAACCATTCGATCTGTTCTTCATCGACGCAGACAAGGTCAACAACCCCGCCTATCTGGAGTGGGCGGTCAAGCTTTCCCATCCGGGGAGCGTAATCGTTGTGGACAACGTGGTCCGCGGCGGCAGCATCCTGGACCCGGACGGCGATGACGCCGTGCAGGGCACGCGGGCAGCCGTGGACATCCTGGGGTCGCATCCGAGCCTGGATGCCACTGCCCTGCAGACGGTGGGGACGAAAGGGTGGGATGGGTTCGCACTCGCCCTGGTGCTGTGA